From Theileria annulata chromosome 1, complete sequence, *** SEQUENCING IN PROGRESS ***, one genomic window encodes:
- a CDS encoding integral membrane protein, putative (20 probable transmembrane helices predicted for TA20630 by TMHMM2.0 at aa 107-129, 133-155, 162-184, 218-240, 293-315, 325-347, 381-398, 402-424, 444-466, 495-517, 524-546, 556-574, 581-603, 618-640, 652-674, 704-726, 728-750, 765-787, 800-822 and 946-968) yields MTSENNNNCSSGGDACSSGASGSSSSSSGGGGTDTSLKQSKPFNLSNFGILAVFCIILSLSSSTYHNWPAIERSLVNDKVFQHLCTENEIRESIPEMYVCDKQRDAIGNLSLNIFLFEFIAYSIGGPLVDILGVYIVMICGFAFGFYGFILLYFYHDSSFIVKFSFCCWGMFGGLIIITSIHFARMFPQAKSLADGMMIFFENFASRFGITYYEGYGAYIIWGIVPSFILALSFMPIKIISKDKKNNNRDKFFEHDFKCLPQKLKCWELWANLVVFSIPVTSAMFYRKTFSAYFLNNPTLQTVFPFILLFVFLPIPFISALDQFISVHLTSAFLYILYILAFLCFFYRTRTHGLISMVLFCIAHSAEHQIMHYISNNYREYESTLMGISYSVVFVVGFSPKLALYTIISLLFVATIFSVAFQIIQKNDKKGNNNSQEQSSELTLSSLRIIYVIFWFIPFIFLTLSFKSLYNKSHETKSEYCICKMPHYRLQKSVTAMMVFYSFSFYYVCTFCKLVSFDYDRHRFIWILIYLGCFFIVSHFIIGFQFQYGNKNSENILKLLIVLFICKIFLFVYSKMEPSKTVIFLFSGFLVIYGYTFFLFIHMLTYYNFQITYVERSYRFSLIHWGGMFTLFLLFRFFYIKVSKYRFGYRMLWTLNTGFFAFFAIQLCYYFPYEMDVSIGTSNLPVPKFKNEFIKNIEPKKFCARLFSVALLISNLAILISFVFCWTLIVVLIWCFFNDLIITTCSIYIVDKYKDEYKEKYHPDMIKWFILPISSVSLALFVALFICRIVMSDSRFNNNGFVYVLIICSFVILSYYSNVSWFHTQYELQTCCCKKESGCECQIKDSCCCCCTKKCLCCICRKCCCCKKPSTQCDCCKTDASQCCCKSPDSCDCCKNTKCSSNGTDCKCCTKCEKCVCICLKRNKNGDNGDIIFCFFECEFKDVVNDFVSFFIGNTFGWLLFIAFFALSKEQNVFLSFR; encoded by the exons CTGGTGGTGATGCTTGTTCTTCCGGAGCATCAGGGTCATCAAGTTCTTCCTCTGGAGGAGGTGGTACTGATACCTCACTTAAACAATCGAAGCCTTTTAACTTGAGTAATTTTGGTATACTTGCCGTGTTTTGTATTATACTATCACTATCGTCTAGTACATATCATAATTGGCCTGCCATAGAGAGGAGCCTGGTAAATGATAAGGTATTTCAGCATTTGTGTACTGAGAATGAGATACGGGAATCTATTCCTGAGATGTATGTCTGTGATAAACAAAGGGATGCCATCGGTAACCTATCACTCAATATATTTCTCTTCGAATTCATCGCATACTCTATCGGTGGTCCCTTGGTTGACATTCTTGGCGTATACATCGTTATGATTTGTGGGTTTGCTTTTGGATTTTACGGATTCATATTATTGTACTTTTATCATGACAGCAGTTTTATTGTCAAGTTTAGTTTTTGTTGTTGGGGGATGTTTGGTGGACTGATCATTATCACATCCATTCACTTTGCGAGAATGTTTCCTCAAGCCAAGAGTTTGGCCGATGGAATGATGATATTCTTTGAGAACTTCGCTTCA AGGTTTGGGATTACCTATTATGAGGGTTATGGAGCCTATATAATTTGGGGAATAGTACCATCATTTATATTGGCATTATCATTTATGCccataaaaataatttcaaaagacaaaaaaaataacaacCGTGATAAATTTTTTGAACATGATTTTAAATGCTTACCTCAAAAGTTAAAATGCTGGGAGTTGTGGGCAAATCTGGTTGTATTTTCAATTCCAGTTACATCTGCCATGTTTTACAGGAAGACTTTCTCCGCATACTTCCTCAACAATCCTACCCTTCAGACAGTATTCCCATTCATTTTGTTGTTTGTATTTCTTCCCATACCATTCATATCCGCTCTAGATCAGTTCATAAGTGTACACTTAACATCTGCTTTCCTGTACATTCTCTACATTTTGGcatttttatgttttttCTACAGAACCAGAACACATGGCCTAATTTCTATGGTCTTATTTTGTATTGCACACTCTGCAGAGCACCAGATCATGCATTACATAAGTAACAACTATAGGGAGTATGAGTCAACGCTCATGGGCATATCGTATTCCGTTGTTTTTGTGGTTGG GTTTTCACCAAAACTCGCACTGTACACTATTATCTCACTTCTTTTTGTTGCAACAATCTTTTCAGTGGCATTTCAGATCATTCAAAAAAATGATAAGAAaggaaataataattctcAAGAACAATCTTCTGAACTCACCCTCAGTAGCCTTAGAATTATTTACGTTATTTTCTGGTTTattccatttatttttctcactctatcatttaaatcattgtataataaaagcCATGAAACTAAATCCGAATATTGCATATGTAAAATGCCTCATTACCGTCTTCAAAAATCTGTTACAGCAATGATGGTgttttattcattttcattttattacGTTTGCACC TTTTGTAAATTAGTCTCATTCGATTATGATAGGCATAGATTCATATGGATTTTAATATATCTCGGATGCTTTTTCATCGTTtcacattttataattggatttcaatttcaatatGGCAACAAAAATAGCgaaaacattttaaagttaCTTATAGTTTTATtcatttgtaaaatattcttattCGTGTACTCCAAAATGGAGCCTAGCAAAACTGTCATCTTCCTTTTCTCAGGGTTTCTGGTTATCTATGGATACACTTTCTTCTTGTTCATTCATATGCTTACctattataattttcaaatcaCATATGTTGAAAGGTCTTACCGCTTTAGCTTAATCCACTGGGGAGGAATGTTCACATTGTTTTTGTTATTTAGGTTTTTCTATATTAAAGTTTCAAAATATCGTTTTGGATATCGCATGTTATGGACATTGAACACAGGTTTTTTTGCATTCTTTGCAATTCAATtatgttattattttccataCGAGATGGATGTATCCATAGGTACATCAAATCTGCCTGTtcctaaatttaaaaatgaatttattaaaaacatTGAACCCAAGAAATTTTGTGCTAGACTTTTTAGTGTGGCacttttaatttctaatttgGCAATTTTGATTAGTTTTGTGTTTTGTTGGACATTAATTGTAGTGTTAATTTGGTgtttttttaatgatttaataattactACCTGTTCAATTTATATTGtagataaatataaagacGAATACAAAGAAAAATATCATCCCGATATGATTAAATGGTTTATCTTACCAATATCATCCGTCTCATTGGCTCTGTTTGTGGCTCTATTTATATGTCGTATTGTAATGTCTGACAGtagatttaataataacgGGTTCGTTTATGTATTGATAATTTGTAGCTTTGTTATTTTGTCCTACTACTCAAATGTCTCATGGTTTCATACTCAGTACGAGTTACAGACTTGTTGTTGTAAGAAGGAAAGTGGGTGTGAATGTCAAATTAAAGACAGCTGCTGTTGTTGTTGTACCAAGAAGTGTCTTTGCTGTATATGTCGTAAATGTTGTTGTTGTAAAAAACCAAGCACTCAATGTGACTGTTGTAAAACAGATGCCAGCCAATGTTGTTGCAAATCGCCTGATTCTTGTGATTGCTGCAAAAATACTAAATGTTCCTCCAATGGAACAGATTGTAAATGTTGTACTAAATGTGAAAAATGCGTTTGTATATGtttaaaaagaaataaaaatggaGACAATGGTGACATcattttttgttttttcgAGTGTGAATTTAAAGATGTAGTTAACGATTTCgtttcattttttattgGAAACACTTTTGGTTGGCTATTGTTCATAGCTTTCTTTGCCTTGTCAAAAGAACAAAATGTATTCTTATCATTTAGATAA
- a CDS encoding u4/u6 small nuclear ribonucleoprotein, putative: protein MCKIFVRSFRNLTSCIKRFKFQLFQLLKVDPAVLKEFEMKSNMSNLHIGITTNDEVIKKIFRSLVEPITLFGEGNYERRERLKRLLLQNYDNYFRGKEIEVAISSSAEANNFYQVLKMFNIDMSNLFNKKGRFADFTPFQYDTSETGDKELFYTEGDENVKHFRASLAHYSWNRSVKRKMLLHKYRSDCDQYEHKDEVENYGNFLTESMSMAYSQLASTRPLTMAKFSPNSRYIASSSYGGEINIFDCNDSKYKQVVSLSNDTNEMARCFDWNYNSNHVCYDRVHPSSIADNDLLLISGGSGGTLSLWKPFSKIKDEEFEKCLHTSKCHDLRVNRVVFHPCNNFVASSSEDETVVLFDLEKLSEVYVQEGHSHSVYGLAINGDGNLIASGDQHGVLLIFDLRTGKHIFQQCIHNADITGINFHPLLSHIFATSSSDNSVKIFDLRKFRPITSLLTHTKLVSDLQFEPLYGRFLATSSFDTHLKIWDTSLYKCRKVLTNDDNRVMGLHISPDGSSIVSAGYDRTWRLFRPTSEYVHDFKLYKTFS, encoded by the exons atgtgtaaaattttcGTCAGATCGTTCCGTAACCTCACATCATGCATCAAAAG GTTCAAATTCCAACTTTTCCAGCTTTTAAA GGTTGACCCTGCTGTTCTTAAGGAGTTTGAAATGAAGTCAAACATGTCGAATTTACATATAGGAATAACTACAAACGACGaagttattaaaaaaatattccGCTCACTTGTGGAGCCCATAACTTTGTTCGGTGAGGGTAACTACGAGCGAAGAGAACGACTTAAAAGGCTTCTTTTACAAAACTATGATAACTATTTTAGAGGAAAGGAGATTGAGGTTGCAATTTCCTCTTCAGCAGAGGCCAACAACTTCTATCAAGTTCTTAAGATGTTTAACATCGACATGTCAAATCTTTTTAACAAGAAGGGTAGATTCGCTGACTTCACCCCTTTTCAATATGACACTTCTGAAACTGGTGATAAGGAACTGTTTTACACTGAGGGAGATGAGAATGTCAAGCATTTTAGAGCTTCTTTGGCACACTACTCTTGGAATCGCAGCGTCAAGCGTAAGATGCTTCTTCACAAGTATAGGTCTGACTGTGATCAATATGAGCATAAAGATGAGGTTGAGAACTATGGAAACTTCCTGACTGAGTCGATGTCTATGGCATATTCTCAACTTGCGTCCACGAGGCCCCTTACCATGGCTAAATTTTCTCCAAATTCCAGGTACATAGCCTCAAGTAGCTACGGTGGGGAGATTAACATTTTTGACTGCAATGATTCAAAGTATAAACAGGTTGTCAGTTTGTCAAATGACACTAACGAAATGGCTCGCTGTTTTGATTGGAACTATAACTCGAATCATGTTTGTTACGATAGAGTTCACCCGAGTAGCATAGCTGATAACGACCTTCTTTTGATCTCTGGCGGCTCAGGTGGCACTCTCAGTTTATGGAAACCATTCTCTAAAATCAAGGATGAAGAGTTTGAAAAATGTCTACACACTAGTAAATGCCACGATTTAAGGGTGAATAGAGTAGTTTTTCATCCTTGCAACAATTTTGTGGCTTCTAGCTCTGAGGATGAAACTGTTGTTCTCTTTGACCTCGAAAAATTATCTGAGGTTTACGTCCAGGAAGGCCACTCACACTCAGTTTATGGTCTCGCTATAAACGGTGATGGAAATTTAATCGCATCCGGTGATCAACATGGAgttcttttaatttttgacCTTCGTACTGGtaaacatatttttcaGCAGTGTATTCACAATGCTGATATTACTGGCATAAATTTCCATCCTCTTCTATCGCATATTTTCGCCACAAGTTCTTCTGATAATTCGGTTAAAATCTTTGATTTAAGGAAGTTTCGTCCCATTACTTCTCTTTTAACTCACACCAAATTGGTCAGTGATCTTCAGTTCGAGCCACTTTACGGTAGGTTTCTTGCCACCAGTTCCTTTGACACTCACTTGAAAATTTGGGACACTTCTCTTTACAAGTGTCGTAAGGTTTTGACTAATGACGACAACCGTGTGATGGGTTTGCATATTTCTCCTGACGGCAGTTCTATTGTTTCCGCTGGATACGACCGTACTTGGCGTCTTTTTAGGCCAACATCAGAGTATGTTCATGATTTTAAGTTATATAAAACTTTctcttaa